CCGGGGTCTTCAGCGTGATGTCGTTGGGGATCTCGTCCAGCGTGTAGCCGATGGCGAGCTTGGCCGCGATCTTGGCGATCGGGAAGCCAGTGGCCTTCGAGGCGAGAGCCGACGAGCGGGACACCCGCGGGTTCATCTCGATCACGACGATCCGGCCGTCGGCCGGGTTCACCGCGAACTGGATGTTGCAGCCACCGGTGTCGACCCCGACCTCGCGCAGGACCGCGATGCCGAGGTCGCGCAGGCGCTGGTACTCCCGGTCGGTGAGGGTCATCGCGGGGGCGACGGTGACGCTGTCGCCGGTGTGCACGCCCATCGGGTCGACGTTCTCGATCGAGCAGACCACCACCACGTTGTCGTGCCGGTCGCGCATCAGCTCGAGCTCGTACTCCTTCCAGCCGAGCACGCTCTCCTCGATGAGGACCTCGTGCACCGGGCTGGCCGCCAGGCCCGCGCCGGCGATGCGCTCCAGGTCCTCCGAGGTGTGCGCCATGCCCGAACCGAGACCGCCCATCGTGAACGACGGCCGGATCACCACCGGCAGGCCCAGCTCGGCGACGGTCTCCCGGACCTCGTCCATCGAGTGGCAGACCCGTGACCGGGGCACCAGGGCGGCCGGGTCCGCCACGCCGAGGCGTACGCCGGCCTTGGCGACGATGTCCTTGAACAGCTGGCGGTCCTCGCCGCGGTTGATCGCCTCGATGTTGGCGCCGATCAGCTCCACGCCGTACTTCTCCAGCACGCCCGCCTCGTGCAGGGCGACCGCCGTGTTCAGCGCGGTCTGCCCACCCAGGGTCGGCAGGATCGCGTCCGGCCGCTCCTTGGCGATGACCAGCTCGACGAACTCCGGGGTGATCGGCTCGACGTACGTGGCGTCGGCGAACTCCGGGTCCGTCATGATCGTGGCCGGGTTGGAGTTGACCAGGCTGACCCGGATCCCCTCGCTGCGCAGGACCCGGCAGGCCTGGGTACCGGAGTAGTCGAACTCGCACGCCTGCCCGATCACGATCGGCCCGGAGCCGATCACCAGGATGTGCTTCAGATCGGTCCGCTTAGGCATTCTTGCCGCCTTCACTGTGATTCACGTCGAGGCCCCGGCCCTCGATCAGCTCGGCGAAACGGTCGAAGAGGTAGTCCGCGTCGTGCGGACCGGCCGCCGCCTCCGGGTGGTACTGGACGGTGAACGCGGGCACGTCCTTCGCCCGCAGCCCCTCGACCACGTTGTCGTTGAGGCAGACGTGCGACACCTGGACGCCGCCGAACTCGGTCTCGATCACCTGGTCCGGAACGACCGCCCCGGCCCGCGCGCCCGGCACCTCGACCGCGAAGCCGTGGTTGTGGCTGGTCACCTCGACCTTGCCGGTGGCCCGGTCGAGCACCGGCTGGTTGATGCCGCGGTGGCCGTAGCCCAGCTTGTAGGTGCCGAAGCCGAGCGCCCGGCCGAGGATCTGGCTGCCGAAGCAGATGCCGAACAGCGGGATCCGCCGGCTCAGCACCTCGCGCGCCAGGCCGACCGGCCCGTCGGCGGTGGCCGGGTCGCCCGGCCCGGGCGAGAAGAAGACCGCGTCGGCGCCGGTCGCGAGCAGGTCGTCGATGGTCGACGACGCGGGCAGCACGTGGGTGGTGACCCCCCGGGCGGCCAGCCGGCGCGGCACGTTGCGCTTGATGCCCAGGTCCAGGGCGGCGACCGTGAACCGGTGCTCCCCCTCGGCCTTCACCACGTACGGCTGGGCGGTGGTCACCTCGGCGGAGAGGTCGGCGCCGACCATCTCCGGCGCCCGCCGGACCCGGGCCAGCAGGGCGCGCGGGTCCTCCTCCACGCTGGAGATGCCGACCCGCATGGCGCCCCGCTCCCGCAGGTGCCGGGTGAGGGCCCGGGTGTCCACGCCGCTGATACCGACCACACCCTCGGCGGCGAGCCGGTCCTCCAGCCCGCCGGTGGCCCGCCAGTTCGAGCCGATGCGGGCCGGGTCGCGCACCACGTACCCGGCCACCCAGATGCGGGCGGACTCGTCGTCCTCACCGTTCACGCCGGTGTTGCCGATGTGCGGCGCGGTCTGTACCACCACCTGCCGGTGGTAGGACGGGTCGGTCAGGGTCTCCTGGTAGCCGGTCATACCGGTGTTGAAGACCGCCTCGCCGAAGGTCTCCCCGACGCTGCCGTACGCCTCGCCGTGGAACGTCCGGCCGTCCTCCAGCACCAGAATCGCTGGACGCCTCTTCACTTGGTTGCCTTTCCGTCGAGCACCGTCGGCTCACCGCGCAGGAAGGTCGCCACGATGCGACCCGGCAGCGTCATGCCGGCGTACGGGGTGTTGCGGCTGCGGCTGGCCAGCTCCGCGGGGTCGACCGTCCGGCGGGCGGCCGGGTCGACCAGGGTCAGGTTGGCCGGGGCGCCCGGCGCCGGGTCGACGCCGTGCCCGTCCAGCCCGGCGATCCGGGCCGGGGTGCGGGACATCCGCTCGGCGATCAGGTCCCAGCGCGGGCCGAGCACGTCGAGCGCGATCGACAGCGCCGTCTCCAGCCCGAGCATGCCGGGCCGGGCGTACGCCCACTCGCACTCCTTGTCCTCCACCGCGTGCGGCGCGTGGTCGGTGGCGATGATGTCGATCACCCCGTCGGTCAGCGCGGCGCGCAGCGCGGCCACGTCGGCGTCGGTGCGCAGCGGTGGGTTGACCTTGTAGACCGGGTCGTACGTCTCGGCGCGGACGTCGGTCAGCAGCAGGTGGTGGGGGGTCACCTCGGCGGTGACCCGGACCCCACGGGCCTTGGCCTGCCGCAGCACCTCGACGCTGCCGGCGGTGGAGACGTGGCACACGTGCAGGCGGCTGCCGACGTGTTCGGCGAGCAGCACGTCCCGGGCGATGATCGCCTCCTCGGCAACCGCCGGCCAGCCGGTCAGGCCGAGCCGGGTCGACACCTCGCCCTCGTGCATCTGCGCGCCCTCGGTGAGCCGGGGCTCCTCGGCGTGCTGGGCGATGATCCCGTCGAACGCCTTCACGTACTCCAGGGCCCGGCGCATCAGCCTCGGGTCGGCGACGCAGTGCCCGTCGTCGGAGAAGATCCGCACCCGCGCGGCCGAGTCGGCCATCGCACCCAACTCGGCGAGGTGCTGGCCGGCCAGGCCGACGGTCACCGCGCCGATCGGCTGCACGTCCACCAGGCCGGCCTCGCGGCCGAGCCGCCAGACCTGCTCGACCACACCGGCGGTGTCGGCCACCGGGGAGGTGTTCGCCATCGCGCACACCGCCGTGTAGCCGCCGAGCGCCGCCGCCCGGGACCCGGACTCGACCGTCTCGGCGTCCTCCCGGCCCGGCTCCCGCAGGTGGGTGTGCAGGTCGACCAGTCCGGGCAACGCGACCAGCCCGGCGGCGTCGACCACGGTCGCGCCCGGGGCGGTCAGGTCGGCGCCGACCTCGGCCACGACGCCGTCGCGGATCAGCAGGTCGGTCGGCGCGGCGCCGAGCACGCTGACGCCCTTCACCAGGTACGCGGTCATGCGTTGTTCCCCCCGAGCAGCAGGTAGAGGACGGCCATCCGGACGGAGACCCCGTTGGCGACCTGTTCGACGATGGTGGAGCGGGGCGAGTCGGCCACCTCGGGCGTGATCTCCATGCCCCGGTTCATCGGGCCGGGGTGCATGACGATCGCGTGCTCCGGCAACCGGCGCATCCGCGGCCCGTCCAGACCGTAACGGCGCGCGTACTCGCGGGCGGACGGGAAGTAGGAGTCGTTCATCCGCTCGCGCTGCACCCGCAGCATCATCACCACGTCCGAGGCGGGCAGCACCGCGTCGAGGTCGTAGCAGACGTCGGTGCCCGGCGCGAGCGCCTGGGCGATGTCGAGCGGGATGAGGGTGGGCGGCCCGACCAGGGTGACCTTGGCGCCGAGGGTGGACAGCAGCAGCACGTTGGAGCGGGCCACCCGGCTGTGCAGGACGTCACCGACGACCGCCACGGACAGGCCGGCCAGCCGGCCCAGGCGGGACCGCATGGTGTACGCGTCGAGCAGCGCCTGGGTGGGGTGCTCGTGGGTGCCGTCGCCGGCGTTGACCACCGACCCGTCCACCCACTCGGCGAGCCGGTGCGCGGCGCCGGAGGCGGGGTGGCGGACCACCACCGCGTCGGCGCCCATCGCCTGGAGGGTCAGCGCGGTGTCCTTCAGGCTCTCGCCCTTGGTGACGCTGGAGCCCTTCGCCGAGAAGTTGATCACGTCGGCGCTCAGCCGCTTCGCGGCCGCCTCGAAGGAGATCCGGGTGCGCGTGGAGTCCTCGTAGAAGAGGTTCACCACGGTCCGGCCCCGCAGGGCGGGCAGCTTCTTGACCTCACGGCCGGCGACCGTGGCCATCTCGGCGGCGGTGTCGAGGATCCGGGTGGCGGTGGCCGCGTCCACGTCACCACCGGAGAGCAGGTGCCTGATCACGAGATGTCGCCTCCGTACAGCTTGACCTCGTCCGCGCCGTCGACCTCGGCGAGCGTCACCCGCACGCTCTCGGTCCGGGCGGTCGGGATGTTCTTGCCCACGTAGTCGGCGCGGATCGGCAGCTCGCGGTGCCCCCGGTCGACCAGGACGGCGAGCTGTACCGAGGCCGGCCGACCGACGTCGCTGAGCGCGTCCAGCGCGGCCCGGACGGTGCGGCCGGAGAAGAGCACGTCGTCGACGAGGACGACCCGCTTGCCGTCGATCCCGCTGGCCGGAAGCTGGGTCGGCCCGACCGCGCGGGTCGCGTGCCGGCGCAGGTCGTCGCGGTAGAGAGTGATGTCGAGCACACCGACCGGGACGGTGACGTCCTCGAAGGTGCTGATCCGGTCGGCGAGCCGCCGGGCGAGCGGCACACCCCGCGTGGGGATGCCGAGCAGGACCGTGTCGGCGGCGCCCTGCGTCTTCTCGAGGATCTGGTGGGCGATGCGGTCGACGACGCGGTGCACGTCGGCAGCGGCGAGGATCACCTTCACCGAGGGTTGCCGCGTGGGCGGCGACTGGGCAGCCGGTGGGTAGGCCACGGCGGACCTCCTTCCCCGCCTCACGGGACGGGTCGTTAAAGGATGTCGGACACCTTCGGCCTGCGGCGGAACCGCCGGGGCCGGGGCTTCTCGCCACGTTACCAGTGGTCACCGGGCCGGCCGCCGCCACCCACTGACCACCGGATCAGCTCGCCGAAATGGGGATAACTCCCCCGCTGCTCCCCAACGGGAGGGTCACGACCACTTGACCACGTGTCGCAATCCCCGTACCGTCACGCTCCGTAGCGAATCGCTGGGAGAACCCCCGCAGCACTGGGAGTGTCCGAATGCCCTCTGAATACGCCAAGTCGCTGGGCGCCCGCCTGCGCTCCATCCGCCAGCAGCAGGGTCTCTCCCTGCAGGGTGTGGAGGAGAAGTCGAACGGGCGGTGGAAGGCCGTGGTGGTCGGCTCGTACGAGCGTGGCGACCGCGCCGTCACCGTGTCCCGCCTGGCCGAGCTGGCCGACTTCTACCGCGTTCCCGTCTCGGAGCTGCTCCCGGACGGCAGCGGGGTGCGCCACGAGCCCACCAGCAAGATCGTCCTGGACCTGGAGCGGCTCTACGACGAGGCCTCCGAGGACCTCGCGTACGTCGCCCGCTACGCCCGCGCCATCCAGCAGCAGCGCGGCGACTACAACGGCCGGGTGCTCTCGATCCGCGCCGACGACCTGCGCGCCCTGGCGATCGTCTACGACGCCTCGCCGTCGGGCCTGATCGAGCGGCTCACCGAGCACGGCGTGCTGGTGGCCGACCCCCGGGCGTTCTTCGCGTC
This genomic stretch from Micromonospora krabiensis harbors:
- the bldD gene encoding transcriptional regulator BldD — encoded protein: MPSEYAKSLGARLRSIRQQQGLSLQGVEEKSNGRWKAVVVGSYERGDRAVTVSRLAELADFYRVPVSELLPDGSGVRHEPTSKIVLDLERLYDEASEDLAYVARYARAIQQQRGDYNGRVLSIRADDLRALAIVYDASPSGLIERLTEHGVLVADPRAFFAS
- the pyrR gene encoding bifunctional pyr operon transcriptional regulator/uracil phosphoribosyltransferase PyrR, with protein sequence MAYPPAAQSPPTRQPSVKVILAAADVHRVVDRIAHQILEKTQGAADTVLLGIPTRGVPLARRLADRISTFEDVTVPVGVLDITLYRDDLRRHATRAVGPTQLPASGIDGKRVVLVDDVLFSGRTVRAALDALSDVGRPASVQLAVLVDRGHRELPIRADYVGKNIPTARTESVRVTLAEVDGADEVKLYGGDIS
- the carA gene encoding glutamine-hydrolyzing carbamoyl-phosphate synthase small subunit; translated protein: MKRRPAILVLEDGRTFHGEAYGSVGETFGEAVFNTGMTGYQETLTDPSYHRQVVVQTAPHIGNTGVNGEDDESARIWVAGYVVRDPARIGSNWRATGGLEDRLAAEGVVGISGVDTRALTRHLRERGAMRVGISSVEEDPRALLARVRRAPEMVGADLSAEVTTAQPYVVKAEGEHRFTVAALDLGIKRNVPRRLAARGVTTHVLPASSTIDDLLATGADAVFFSPGPGDPATADGPVGLAREVLSRRIPLFGICFGSQILGRALGFGTYKLGYGHRGINQPVLDRATGKVEVTSHNHGFAVEVPGARAGAVVPDQVIETEFGGVQVSHVCLNDNVVEGLRAKDVPAFTVQYHPEAAAGPHDADYLFDRFAELIEGRGLDVNHSEGGKNA
- a CDS encoding dihydroorotase → MTAYLVKGVSVLGAAPTDLLIRDGVVAEVGADLTAPGATVVDAAGLVALPGLVDLHTHLREPGREDAETVESGSRAAALGGYTAVCAMANTSPVADTAGVVEQVWRLGREAGLVDVQPIGAVTVGLAGQHLAELGAMADSAARVRIFSDDGHCVADPRLMRRALEYVKAFDGIIAQHAEEPRLTEGAQMHEGEVSTRLGLTGWPAVAEEAIIARDVLLAEHVGSRLHVCHVSTAGSVEVLRQAKARGVRVTAEVTPHHLLLTDVRAETYDPVYKVNPPLRTDADVAALRAALTDGVIDIIATDHAPHAVEDKECEWAYARPGMLGLETALSIALDVLGPRWDLIAERMSRTPARIAGLDGHGVDPAPGAPANLTLVDPAARRTVDPAELASRSRNTPYAGMTLPGRIVATFLRGEPTVLDGKATK
- a CDS encoding aspartate carbamoyltransferase catalytic subunit; translation: MIRHLLSGGDVDAATATRILDTAAEMATVAGREVKKLPALRGRTVVNLFYEDSTRTRISFEAAAKRLSADVINFSAKGSSVTKGESLKDTALTLQAMGADAVVVRHPASGAAHRLAEWVDGSVVNAGDGTHEHPTQALLDAYTMRSRLGRLAGLSVAVVGDVLHSRVARSNVLLLSTLGAKVTLVGPPTLIPLDIAQALAPGTDVCYDLDAVLPASDVVMMLRVQRERMNDSYFPSAREYARRYGLDGPRMRRLPEHAIVMHPGPMNRGMEITPEVADSPRSTIVEQVANGVSVRMAVLYLLLGGNNA